In one Pseudomonas sp. Bout1 genomic region, the following are encoded:
- the acpA gene encoding acid phosphatase, translating into MSDEHQDRPSSDNAEKPPIDTSRRRFLGGAAVLGVGATLSACGGTAEQPGPPVDRELTPAELDKALHDNVKTVVVIYGENRSFNNLFADFPGVESPLSALKPVDYQQHDRDGSLLDTLPEVWGGVTQLGPQTIDGVVYPSATQYQEHLPNAPFALKGPDVEDLPLALITRDLWHVFYQNQMQINGGKNDRFVAWADSGALTFGHYSQTRYSLRLWDVAKEFVLCDNFFQGAFGGSYLNHQYLISAQVPFYPDAANSVAKSQIATLQSDDPTDTRLKPLDKSPASAMTGPPQFGPSALTPDGYAVNTMAPPYWPTWIRDPQRPDYAKPDLPSVLVPQSHEHIGDKLSKKNVDWAWYGGAWQATIDEHKDSLAIPKIPSFQYHHQPFNYFKQQGPQNPVERKKRLRDGGLGDEPSTNHFMADAQAGTLPAVSFYKPQGNLNMHAGYADVASGDRHITRTLKMLQESPQWKNMVVIITVDENGGWWDHVAPPKGDRWGPGTRIPALVISPFARKGTVDHTVYDTASILRLITRVFQLEKLDGIKLRDESMVARGQKPMGDLTNALHFKV; encoded by the coding sequence ATGAGTGACGAGCACCAAGATCGCCCTTCTTCCGATAATGCTGAAAAGCCGCCAATAGACACTAGCCGTCGGCGTTTTCTGGGTGGTGCGGCGGTACTGGGGGTCGGAGCCACCCTGAGCGCCTGCGGCGGCACAGCTGAACAGCCGGGCCCGCCGGTCGACCGCGAACTGACTCCTGCAGAACTGGACAAGGCCCTGCACGACAACGTGAAAACCGTGGTGGTGATCTACGGCGAGAACCGCAGCTTCAACAATCTGTTTGCCGATTTCCCCGGCGTGGAAAGCCCACTCTCCGCGCTCAAACCTGTCGACTACCAGCAGCATGACCGTGATGGCAGCCTGTTGGACACCTTGCCTGAGGTGTGGGGTGGCGTGACCCAACTGGGCCCGCAGACCATCGACGGGGTGGTCTACCCGAGTGCCACGCAATACCAGGAACACCTGCCCAACGCGCCTTTCGCGTTGAAAGGCCCGGACGTTGAAGACCTCCCGCTGGCCCTGATCACCCGCGACCTGTGGCACGTGTTCTATCAAAACCAGATGCAAATTAACGGCGGCAAGAATGACCGCTTCGTCGCCTGGGCCGACTCGGGCGCGCTGACCTTTGGCCATTACTCGCAAACGCGCTACTCCCTGCGCTTGTGGGACGTTGCCAAGGAATTTGTGCTGTGCGACAACTTCTTCCAGGGCGCCTTCGGCGGTTCGTACCTCAACCACCAGTACCTGATCAGCGCCCAAGTGCCGTTCTACCCCGACGCCGCCAACTCGGTGGCCAAGTCGCAGATCGCCACGTTGCAAAGCGACGACCCGACCGATACGCGCCTCAAGCCACTGGATAAATCCCCGGCCAGCGCCATGACCGGCCCGCCGCAATTCGGCCCGAGCGCACTGACCCCCGACGGCTACGCAGTGAACACCATGGCGCCGCCTTACTGGCCCACCTGGATCCGCGACCCGCAACGCCCGGACTACGCCAAGCCCGACCTGCCCAGCGTACTGGTGCCACAGAGCCACGAACATATCGGCGACAAGCTCTCCAAGAAGAACGTCGACTGGGCCTGGTACGGCGGCGCCTGGCAGGCAACGATTGATGAGCACAAGGATTCGTTAGCGATTCCGAAGATCCCAAGCTTTCAGTATCACCATCAGCCGTTCAACTACTTCAAGCAGCAAGGCCCGCAAAACCCGGTAGAGCGCAAGAAGCGCCTGCGCGATGGCGGGCTGGGTGATGAGCCGAGCACCAACCACTTCATGGCCGACGCCCAGGCAGGCACACTGCCGGCGGTGAGTTTCTACAAGCCCCAGGGCAACCTGAACATGCACGCCGGTTACGCCGACGTGGCCTCGGGCGACCGGCATATCACCCGCACCCTTAAGATGCTGCAGGAAAGCCCGCAGTGGAAAAACATGGTGGTGATCATCACCGTCGACGAAAACGGCGGCTGGTGGGACCACGTAGCCCCGCCAAAAGGCGACCGCTGGGGCCCGGGCACCCGCATCCCGGCGCTGGTGATTTCACCGTTCGCGCGCAAGGGCACGGTGGACCATACGGTGTACGACACCGCGTCGATCCTGCGCCTGATCACCCGGGTGTTCCAGCTGGAGAAACTCGACGGCATCAAGCTGCGGGACGAGTCGATGGTCGCCCGCGGCCAGAAACCCATGGGCGACCTGACCAACGCGCTGCACTTCAAGGTGTAG
- a CDS encoding nucleotidyltransferase family protein translates to MKPSTALDLKRVAVREVVGRFRTSNPRVFGSVLLGTDKEGSDLDLLVDALPGTTLFDLGGLQVELEDLLGVNVDLLTPGDLPLKFRAQVLAEARPV, encoded by the coding sequence ATGAAACCTTCAACCGCCCTTGATCTCAAGAGAGTGGCCGTGCGTGAAGTGGTCGGGCGCTTTCGCACCTCCAATCCCAGGGTATTCGGCTCTGTTTTACTCGGTACCGACAAAGAGGGCAGCGATCTCGATTTGCTGGTTGATGCACTTCCGGGTACCACGCTTTTTGACCTTGGCGGGCTTCAAGTTGAGTTGGAGGATTTGTTGGGGGTCAACGTTGACCTGTTGACGCCTGGCGACCTGCCATTGAAGTTTCGTGCCCAAGTCTTGGCAGAGGCCAGGCCTGTATGA
- a CDS encoding short-chain fatty acid transporter: MADAIEESRYARFALRCSNFAERWFPDSWVFAALAVIIVAVATLSMGAAPTEAAKAFGDGFWSLIPFTMQMAFVVIGGYVVASSPPAVKLIDRLARIPKNGRSAVAWVALISMVASLLNWGLSLVFGGLLVRALARRTDLRMDYRAAGAAAYLGLGAVWALGLSSSAAQLQANPASLPPSILSITGMIPFTETIFLWQSGVLLLALIVVSLIIAYATAPGPNSARDAKACGVDPAFNLPKPQAPTRPGEWLEHSPLLTILLALLAAGWLFHEFSTKPAISAISGLNTYNFLFLMVGALLHWRPRSFLDAVARAVPTTTGVLIQFPLYGSIAALMTVVKGGDGATLAHHISTFFTSIASHDTYALLMGVYSAVLGFFIPSGGGKWIIEAPYVMQVANDLEYHLGWAVQIYNAAEALPNLINPFYMLPLLGVLGLKARDLIGFSFVQLLVHTPLVLFLLWALGTTLKYLPPVMP; this comes from the coding sequence GTGGCCGATGCTATCGAAGAAAGCCGCTACGCCCGATTTGCCCTGCGTTGTTCCAACTTCGCCGAGCGCTGGTTCCCTGACTCCTGGGTGTTTGCCGCCCTCGCCGTGATCATTGTCGCGGTAGCGACCTTAAGCATGGGCGCCGCGCCGACCGAGGCCGCGAAGGCGTTTGGCGATGGCTTCTGGAGTTTGATCCCGTTCACCATGCAAATGGCCTTCGTGGTGATTGGCGGTTATGTGGTGGCGAGCTCCCCGCCCGCCGTGAAATTGATCGACCGCCTGGCGCGCATCCCGAAGAACGGCCGCTCTGCCGTGGCGTGGGTGGCGTTGATTTCAATGGTTGCCTCGTTGCTCAACTGGGGCTTGTCCCTGGTGTTCGGCGGTTTGCTGGTGCGGGCGCTGGCCCGGCGTACGGATTTGCGCATGGATTACCGCGCGGCCGGTGCTGCAGCCTATTTGGGCCTGGGCGCGGTCTGGGCGTTGGGGCTGTCATCGTCAGCGGCGCAATTGCAGGCCAACCCGGCCAGTTTGCCGCCGTCGATCCTGTCGATCACCGGGATGATTCCGTTCACCGAGACGATCTTTTTATGGCAATCCGGCGTGCTGCTGCTGGCGCTGATCGTAGTGTCGCTGATCATCGCCTACGCCACGGCGCCCGGGCCGAACTCCGCCCGTGACGCCAAGGCTTGTGGGGTCGACCCGGCCTTCAACCTGCCCAAGCCGCAAGCGCCGACCCGCCCGGGTGAATGGCTGGAACACAGCCCATTGCTGACCATCCTGTTGGCGTTACTGGCGGCCGGGTGGCTGTTTCATGAGTTCTCGACCAAGCCGGCGATCAGCGCCATCTCCGGGCTCAATACCTATAACTTTCTGTTCCTGATGGTGGGTGCGTTGCTGCACTGGCGCCCGCGCAGCTTCCTCGATGCAGTGGCCCGTGCGGTGCCGACCACCACCGGGGTGCTGATCCAGTTCCCGTTGTATGGTTCGATTGCGGCGTTGATGACGGTGGTCAAAGGCGGTGACGGTGCGACCCTGGCCCACCATATCTCGACCTTCTTCACCTCGATCGCGTCCCACGACACCTACGCGTTGTTGATGGGGGTGTACTCGGCAGTGCTGGGGTTCTTTATCCCCTCGGGCGGCGGCAAGTGGATCATCGAGGCGCCGTATGTGATGCAGGTCGCCAATGACCTGGAATATCACCTGGGCTGGGCGGTGCAGATCTACAACGCCGCCGAGGCGCTGCCGAACCTGATCAACCCGTTCTATATGTTGCCACTGCTGGGCGTGCTGGGGTTGAAGGCGCGGGATTTGATCGGCTTTTCGTTTGTGCAGTTGCTGGTGCATACGCCGCTGGTGTTGTTTTTGCTGTGGGCGTTGGGCACCACGCTTAAATATTTGCCGCCGGTGATGCCTTAA
- a CDS encoding DUF86 domain-containing protein, which translates to MTSNRIGDYLEHIRQASSDAITFVDGLSKPEFVEDKRTQQAVIMSLIIIGEASTKIMDQHPEFAAAQPQVPWRSMRGMRNRIAHGYFDINLEVVWDTVQHALPELLSNLPAAPA; encoded by the coding sequence ATGACGTCAAATCGTATTGGTGATTACCTGGAGCACATACGCCAGGCATCATCTGACGCGATTACCTTTGTCGACGGTTTGAGCAAGCCTGAGTTTGTTGAAGACAAGCGTACTCAGCAAGCCGTGATCATGAGTTTGATCATCATCGGCGAAGCGTCGACCAAAATAATGGATCAACATCCAGAGTTTGCAGCTGCCCAACCGCAGGTGCCTTGGCGCAGTATGCGAGGGATGCGCAACCGGATTGCCCATGGTTACTTCGATATAAATCTTGAAGTGGTATGGGACACGGTCCAGCACGCGCTTCCTGAGCTGCTGAGCAACCTGCCAGCCGCACCCGCCTGA
- a CDS encoding MFS transporter yields the protein MTATSYPQAQRFSRSDYKTLGLAALGGALEIYDFIIFVFFALTLSQLFFPPEMPEWLRLLQSFGIFVTGYLARPLGGILMAHFADHLGRKRVFSLSILMMALPCLLIGIMPTYAQIGYFAPLILLALRILQGAAVGGEVPSAWVFVAEHAPGNHRGYALGFLQAGLTFGYLLGALTATLLAQAFTPAEILDYAWRFPFLLGGVFGVIGVWLRRWLNETPVFLQMQARRQAGAELPLRTVLREHRNALLPAMILTCVLTSAVVVLVVISPTMMQKTFGMSPSHTFALSALGIVFLNIGCVLAGLLVDRIGAWRAVLVYSLLLPVGIAVLYASLIAGGVWLGAAYALAGLSCGVVGAVPSVMVGLFPAQVRVSGISFTYNIAYALWASTTPLILIALMPTSPWVCVGYCVVMGAVGAVSAAHFGKRRTQAG from the coding sequence ATGACTGCCACCTCTTATCCCCAGGCGCAGCGTTTCTCCCGCTCCGACTACAAAACCCTGGGCCTGGCTGCCCTGGGCGGGGCCCTGGAAATCTACGACTTCATCATCTTCGTCTTTTTTGCGCTGACCCTCAGCCAGCTGTTCTTCCCGCCGGAAATGCCCGAATGGCTGCGCCTGCTGCAAAGCTTCGGCATCTTCGTCACCGGCTACCTCGCGCGCCCGCTGGGCGGGATCCTGATGGCGCATTTTGCCGATCACCTGGGGCGCAAACGGGTATTCAGCCTGAGCATCCTGATGATGGCGCTGCCTTGCCTGCTGATCGGGATCATGCCCACCTACGCACAAATCGGCTATTTCGCCCCCTTGATCCTGCTGGCGCTGCGCATCCTCCAGGGCGCGGCGGTGGGCGGGGAAGTGCCCAGCGCCTGGGTGTTTGTCGCCGAACACGCACCGGGTAACCATCGCGGATATGCCCTGGGCTTCCTGCAAGCCGGGCTGACCTTCGGCTACCTGCTCGGCGCGCTGACCGCGACACTGCTGGCGCAAGCCTTCACCCCGGCCGAAATCCTCGACTACGCCTGGCGCTTCCCGTTCCTGCTGGGCGGCGTATTCGGCGTGATCGGCGTATGGCTGCGGCGCTGGCTCAACGAAACCCCGGTGTTCCTGCAGATGCAGGCGCGCCGCCAAGCTGGCGCAGAATTACCGTTGCGCACCGTCCTGCGCGAACACCGCAACGCGCTGCTGCCGGCGATGATCCTCACCTGCGTGCTCACCTCCGCGGTGGTGGTACTGGTGGTGATCTCCCCAACCATGATGCAGAAAACCTTCGGCATGAGCCCCAGCCACACCTTCGCCTTGAGCGCATTGGGCATCGTGTTCCTGAACATCGGATGCGTGCTGGCCGGCCTGCTGGTAGACCGCATTGGCGCCTGGCGCGCGGTGTTGGTCTACAGCCTGTTGCTGCCAGTGGGGATCGCGGTGCTGTATGCCAGCCTGATTGCAGGCGGCGTGTGGCTGGGCGCGGCGTATGCGCTTGCCGGCTTGAGTTGCGGGGTGGTGGGCGCGGTGCCGTCGGTGATGGTTGGCCTGTTCCCGGCGCAGGTGCGCGTGTCGGGGATTTCCTTCACCTACAACATTGCGTATGCGCTGTGGGCGAGTACCACGCCGCTGATATTGATCGCCTTGATGCCGACCAGCCCGTGGGTCTGCGTGGGGTATTGCGTGGTGATGGGCGCGGTGGGCGCAGTGAGTGCGGCGCATTTTGGCAAGCGCCGCACCCAGGCAGGGTAA
- a CDS encoding SET domain-containing protein-lysine N-methyltransferase — translation MKTQAMDKAKTAVSDCLYPFGPLLGEQRYPRASDYEVVHTREGSGEGIKTRVAFDSRLCIAKVSGYALSERRLHTVQMSSRIHLYDPWFSGLLSHSCNPNTFLDMTYLELWSVQQVPAGALLTMDYAHTEDVLFRQFRCQCGELNCRGWITGMKEPLNTEGQQFMEQWRKRKSP, via the coding sequence ATGAAGACTCAAGCCATGGACAAGGCTAAAACCGCTGTGAGTGACTGCCTTTATCCCTTTGGGCCCCTGCTCGGCGAGCAGCGCTACCCCCGTGCGAGCGACTATGAAGTGGTGCATACCCGGGAGGGGTCAGGCGAGGGGATCAAGACACGTGTCGCGTTTGATAGCCGCCTGTGCATCGCCAAGGTGTCCGGCTATGCGTTGAGCGAACGACGCCTGCATACGGTGCAGATGTCGTCGCGCATCCACTTGTACGACCCGTGGTTCAGCGGCCTGCTGTCGCACTCGTGCAACCCGAACACGTTCCTCGACATGACGTACCTGGAACTGTGGTCCGTTCAACAGGTGCCTGCCGGCGCCCTGCTGACCATGGATTACGCCCACACCGAGGACGTGTTGTTCCGACAGTTTCGCTGCCAATGCGGCGAACTCAACTGCCGGGGGTGGATCACCGGCATGAAGGAGCCGCTGAATACCGAGGGGCAACAGTTCATGGAGCAGTGGCGCAAGCGCAAAAGCCCCTAG